In the genome of Stomoxys calcitrans chromosome 4, idStoCalc2.1, whole genome shotgun sequence, the window CGTTTAATTCTAACCTACATGGATCAAACACAATACACTCGTAACGAGGATGTGGAAGTTTTGCTGCAATATCCTGCAGAAGGTCGCAAAGGATATTACATAAGTTTTGTTCTCATCTATGCCGATGTATCGACGACAGACTGTGATGCCTATTTTGTAGATGGGGGCATTGGGCAGAcctattgcaaaattttgatcgCCTGCAACAAGACTTCAAACTTTGGTTATCAAATCTATTTGTATGGCTATTGATTCACAATATATGCTTGTCTATGTAAAGAGAAATGGAGAAATAG includes:
- the LOC106096055 gene encoding uncharacterized protein LOC106096055, which codes for MAFVAVHSRKIVVVALFLAIAGFYIREVSSLDLSHGGIITVTNDTRYFVLHPDSSKEVFDKEHYAKGNIMFTSGQRIEGDRLILTYMDQTQYTRNEDVEVLLQYPAEGRKGYYISFVLIYADVSTTDCDAYFVDGGIGQTYCKILIACNKTSNFGYQIYLYGY